One stretch of Sinomonas terrae DNA includes these proteins:
- the ccsB gene encoding c-type cytochrome biogenesis protein CcsB has protein sequence MPLNQTLGSYSELFMLLAAGTYVVAFLAFAWDMATSGKTGQRDAGRLAESKAAKVPVMAGASAAAGGAGDAGSRVASSSAASSRIATVADSGLGYTTRRNAARVGVAISIIGLVIHGAGVVTRGIAADRVPWGNMYEFCTTGAFLVVAVFLLTLIKRDLRFLGTFVLGLAVIMMVAAAVAFWTPVGHLVPALQSYWLMIHVSIAVLSSALFTLTFSMGILQLVQSRRESKIAAGGLDRGGFLGLVPNALTLEALSYRINTIAFVGWTLTVMFGSIWAEKAWGRFWGWDTKEVWSFVIWVVYAAYLHARATRGWTGTRAAWLSIVGYLCVIFNFTVVNMYFSGLHSYAGLPTS, from the coding sequence ATGCCTCTCAACCAGACCCTCGGCTCCTACAGCGAACTCTTCATGCTGCTTGCTGCCGGGACGTACGTCGTGGCCTTCCTCGCGTTCGCGTGGGACATGGCGACGAGCGGCAAGACCGGGCAGCGCGACGCCGGCCGCCTCGCCGAGAGCAAGGCGGCCAAGGTTCCGGTGATGGCCGGGGCGTCGGCTGCCGCGGGAGGTGCGGGCGACGCCGGAAGCCGGGTCGCGTCGTCGTCCGCCGCTTCGTCTCGAATCGCCACGGTGGCCGACTCCGGCCTCGGCTACACGACCCGCCGCAACGCGGCGCGTGTGGGTGTTGCGATCAGCATCATCGGCCTCGTGATCCACGGAGCAGGCGTCGTGACGCGCGGCATCGCGGCGGACCGCGTGCCGTGGGGCAACATGTACGAATTCTGCACGACCGGCGCGTTCCTCGTGGTCGCCGTCTTCCTCCTGACGCTCATCAAGCGCGATCTCCGATTCCTCGGCACGTTCGTGCTCGGCCTCGCCGTGATCATGATGGTGGCCGCTGCCGTCGCGTTCTGGACCCCCGTCGGGCACCTCGTCCCGGCCCTCCAGAGCTACTGGCTCATGATCCACGTCTCGATCGCCGTGCTCTCCTCGGCACTCTTCACCCTCACCTTCTCGATGGGGATCCTCCAGCTCGTCCAGTCCCGCCGCGAGTCGAAGATTGCGGCCGGGGGCCTGGACCGGGGCGGATTCCTCGGGCTCGTGCCGAACGCCCTCACCCTCGAGGCGCTCAGCTACCGCATCAACACGATCGCGTTCGTGGGCTGGACGCTCACGGTCATGTTCGGCTCGATCTGGGCCGAGAAGGCGTGGGGCCGCTTCTGGGGCTGGGACACGAAGGAAGTGTGGAGCTTCGTGATCTGGGTCGTGTATGCGGCCTACCTGCACGCCCGTGCGACGCGCGGTTGGACCGGGACTCGCGCCGCGTGGCTCTCGATCGTCGGGTACCTCTGCGTGATCTTCAACTTCACGGTCGTGAACATGTACTTCTCGGGCCTGCACTCGTACGCGGGTCTCCCGACGTCCTAA
- a CDS encoding AMP-binding protein — protein MSLDPVLKALAAALASEGPAVEFGPSGTRSEAWRTWRPTAAAESLPPGTAVVVRTSGSTGTPKATALTVDALAASSMSTAFALHGEGQWLLALPLEYVAGVQVLVRSLFAGTRPIEMDLEGGFTPEHFEAAAAELTDPIRFTSLVPTQLRRLLEDPSPRLAKLLRRFNAVLIGGAPIPPGLLERASEAGVKVVTTYGSAETCGGCVYNGFPLEGVSVRLVEDGRIRLGGPVVAAGYIGDPQLTAAHFVEEDGERWFVTSDLGELTAEGQLRVLGRVDDVVITGGVKASAARVAAELEAVDGVREAFVAGVRDAEWGQALAAAIVLEGTGDVATPVGRDLALGTVRAAAVERLGRLAPKTWLVLDALPLLPNGKPDRQALALVLTRAHVAQGPPA, from the coding sequence ATGAGCCTGGACCCCGTCCTCAAGGCGCTCGCCGCTGCGCTCGCCTCGGAGGGCCCCGCCGTCGAGTTCGGCCCGAGCGGGACCCGTTCGGAGGCCTGGCGCACGTGGCGCCCCACGGCAGCGGCGGAGTCGCTGCCCCCGGGCACCGCCGTCGTCGTCCGCACGTCAGGTTCCACGGGCACCCCGAAGGCGACGGCGCTGACCGTCGATGCGCTCGCGGCGTCCTCGATGAGCACCGCGTTCGCGCTGCACGGCGAGGGTCAGTGGCTGCTCGCACTGCCCCTCGAGTACGTCGCGGGGGTACAGGTCCTCGTGCGGTCGCTCTTCGCGGGGACCCGGCCGATCGAGATGGACCTCGAGGGCGGATTCACGCCCGAGCACTTCGAGGCGGCCGCCGCGGAGCTCACTGATCCGATCCGCTTCACGTCCCTCGTGCCGACCCAGCTGCGGCGCCTGCTCGAGGACCCTTCGCCGCGGCTCGCCAAGCTGCTGCGGCGGTTCAACGCCGTCCTGATCGGCGGAGCCCCCATCCCGCCGGGGCTCCTCGAACGCGCGAGCGAGGCCGGCGTCAAGGTCGTGACCACTTACGGCTCGGCCGAGACGTGCGGCGGGTGCGTCTACAACGGCTTCCCGCTTGAGGGCGTCTCCGTGCGGCTCGTGGAGGACGGCCGCATTCGGCTCGGCGGCCCCGTCGTCGCCGCCGGCTACATCGGCGACCCCCAGCTCACCGCGGCGCACTTCGTCGAGGAGGACGGCGAGCGCTGGTTCGTCACCTCCGATCTCGGCGAGCTCACCGCTGAGGGGCAGCTTCGCGTCCTGGGAAGGGTCGACGACGTCGTCATCACGGGCGGCGTCAAGGCCTCCGCCGCGCGCGTGGCGGCTGAGCTGGAGGCGGTCGACGGCGTGCGGGAGGCTTTCGTCGCCGGCGTACGGGACGCCGAGTGGGGGCAGGCCCTCGCAGCTGCGATCGTCCTCGAGGGGACGGGCGACGTCGCGACGCCGGTCGGGCGCGATCTCGCGCTCGGCACCGTGCGGGCCGCCGCCGTCGAACGCTTGGGCCGACTCGCCCCCAAGACCTGGCTCGTGCTCGACGCGCTGCCGCTCCTACCCAACGGCAAGCCGGACCGGCAGGCGCTCGCGCTGGTCCTCACGCGCGCCCACGTCGCGCAGGGACCTCCTGCCTAG
- a CDS encoding carbohydrate ABC transporter permease has product MSALAELGTLGKKKGGRGNDAGATAGGAAPKGPRATASKKDNRAAFVFLAPWIVGLVCITIGPMVMSLYLSFTDYNLIQDPNFIGLDNFTRMFGDGRFWNSLGVTLTYVIVGVPLQLGLALAVAMALDKGLKGLAFYRSVFYLPSLLGSSVAVAILWKQMFGTSGLVNQLLAMVGIHGPGWISDPSTALGSIILLHVWTFGSPMIIFLAGLRQIPTMYYEAAAVDGAGRATRFLKITLPLLSPIIFFNLVLQIIGAFQSFTQAFIVSGGTGGPSDSTMFFTLYLYQRGFGQFDMGYASAMAWVLLIIVGAFTAINFYASKFWVFYDD; this is encoded by the coding sequence ATGAGCGCGCTTGCCGAACTCGGCACCCTCGGCAAGAAGAAGGGTGGGCGCGGCAACGACGCCGGCGCCACCGCCGGCGGTGCAGCGCCGAAGGGCCCGCGGGCGACGGCCTCGAAGAAGGACAACCGCGCCGCGTTCGTCTTCCTGGCCCCGTGGATCGTGGGCCTCGTGTGCATCACGATCGGGCCGATGGTGATGTCCCTGTACCTCTCGTTCACGGACTACAACCTGATCCAGGACCCGAACTTCATCGGGCTGGACAACTTCACCCGCATGTTCGGCGACGGCCGGTTCTGGAACTCGCTCGGTGTGACCCTCACCTACGTCATCGTCGGCGTCCCGCTCCAGCTCGGCCTGGCCCTCGCGGTCGCGATGGCCCTGGACAAGGGCCTGAAGGGCCTGGCGTTCTACCGCTCGGTCTTCTACCTGCCCTCCCTGCTGGGCTCCTCGGTGGCCGTGGCGATCCTGTGGAAGCAGATGTTCGGCACCTCCGGGCTCGTGAACCAGCTCCTGGCCATGGTCGGGATCCACGGCCCAGGCTGGATCTCGGACCCGAGCACGGCCCTGGGCAGCATCATCCTGCTGCACGTGTGGACCTTCGGCTCGCCCATGATCATCTTCCTCGCCGGTCTCCGGCAGATCCCCACGATGTACTACGAGGCCGCCGCCGTCGATGGTGCCGGCCGCGCGACGCGCTTCCTGAAGATCACCCTGCCGCTGCTGAGCCCGATCATCTTCTTCAACCTCGTCCTGCAGATCATCGGCGCCTTCCAGTCCTTCACGCAGGCGTTCATCGTCTCCGGCGGCACCGGCGGCCCGTCCGACTCGACGATGTTCTTCACCCTGTACCTCTACCAGCGCGGCTTCGGCCAGTTCGACATGGGCTACGCCTCGGCCATGGCCTGGGTCCTCCTGATCATCGTCGGAGCCTTCACCGCCATCAACTTCTACGCATCGAAATTCTGGGTGTTCTATGACGACTGA
- a CDS encoding ATP-binding cassette domain-containing protein, translating into MHITMSGVSHGYGDRLLLDGVDLVIADGERIAVVGENGAGKSTLLRLLAGEERPDAGAVAIHGRVSRLAQTADGAATIAELLARAEASGDEDDGGSAAGVRVRTAFERLGVGHLARGATDRALGSLSGGEAERAALAAALADPAPILLLDEPTNHLDADAVAWLEAELATRPGIVVAVSHDREFLGRFARAILEVDADRRSVRRYGEGYAGYRAEKLRERRAWELEYAEWVAAKERERTKAASVAGRVAYGRMTDKDKSGFNYFGQRVSAAVESQVRSARERLRRLESDPVMPPPRPLHLAAAFAVDRGASVALRGASVPGRLRAVDVELPSGGRLAVTGPNGSGKTTLLGVLAGRQRFEGVAVVRRGEGADDDGSPAAVVGLLPQELAKPADPHARLLAAYAAGLVGDLDEHAERLLHLGLFRVEDFFVPVGSLSAGQYRRLALARLLSVQPELLLLDEPSNHLAPLLVGELEEALERYRGTLVVTSHDPALLRWFDRLGGAELRLERGEVQRVQQHH; encoded by the coding sequence GTGCACATCACCATGTCCGGCGTCTCCCACGGCTACGGCGACCGTCTCCTGCTCGACGGCGTCGACCTCGTCATTGCGGACGGCGAGCGGATCGCCGTCGTCGGCGAGAACGGGGCCGGAAAGTCGACTCTCCTGCGGCTCCTGGCGGGCGAGGAACGCCCGGACGCCGGTGCCGTCGCCATCCATGGGCGCGTGTCACGGCTCGCGCAGACCGCCGACGGCGCGGCCACGATCGCAGAACTGCTCGCCAGAGCCGAGGCGTCCGGAGACGAGGACGACGGCGGGTCAGCGGCGGGCGTCCGCGTCCGGACGGCGTTCGAGCGGCTCGGCGTGGGCCACCTCGCGCGGGGTGCCACCGACCGGGCACTCGGGAGCCTTTCCGGCGGAGAAGCGGAGCGCGCCGCACTGGCGGCCGCCCTCGCGGATCCGGCGCCGATTCTGCTCCTCGACGAGCCGACGAACCACCTCGACGCCGACGCGGTCGCGTGGCTCGAGGCCGAGCTTGCGACCCGTCCGGGGATTGTGGTGGCCGTCTCGCACGACCGCGAGTTCCTCGGACGTTTCGCACGCGCCATCCTCGAGGTGGACGCCGACCGCCGCTCAGTCCGCCGCTACGGCGAGGGCTACGCGGGCTACCGCGCGGAGAAGCTCCGCGAGCGCAGAGCGTGGGAGCTCGAGTACGCCGAGTGGGTCGCGGCGAAGGAACGCGAGCGGACGAAGGCGGCGTCTGTCGCGGGGCGCGTCGCCTACGGGCGCATGACGGATAAGGACAAGTCGGGGTTCAACTACTTCGGGCAGCGCGTGAGTGCGGCCGTCGAGAGCCAAGTCCGCTCGGCTCGGGAGCGGCTGCGGCGGCTCGAGTCCGACCCGGTCATGCCGCCTCCGCGGCCGCTGCACCTCGCGGCGGCCTTCGCGGTGGATCGAGGCGCGTCCGTGGCGCTCCGCGGGGCCTCCGTTCCGGGGCGGCTTCGCGCTGTCGACGTCGAGTTGCCCTCTGGCGGCCGGTTGGCGGTGACGGGCCCCAACGGCTCCGGGAAGACGACGCTTCTCGGGGTCCTTGCGGGGCGTCAGCGGTTCGAGGGCGTCGCCGTGGTGCGTCGCGGGGAAGGGGCGGACGACGACGGGTCTCCGGCCGCCGTCGTCGGCCTCCTCCCGCAGGAACTCGCCAAGCCGGCGGACCCGCACGCCCGCCTGCTCGCGGCCTACGCCGCCGGCCTCGTGGGCGACCTCGACGAGCACGCCGAGCGGCTCCTGCACTTGGGGCTTTTCCGGGTCGAGGACTTCTTCGTGCCTGTCGGTTCGCTCTCCGCGGGCCAGTACCGCCGCCTGGCCCTCGCCCGGTTGCTGTCCGTCCAGCCGGAGCTGCTGCTCCTCGACGAGCCGAGCAATCACCTCGCGCCGCTCCTCGTCGGGGAGCTCGAGGAGGCGCTCGAGCGGTACCGGGGGACGCTCGTTGTCACGAGCCATGACCCGGCGCTGCTGCGCTGGTTCGATCGGCTGGGAGGTGCCGAGCTACGACTGGAGCGCGGAGAGGTTCAGCGAGTACAGCAGCACCACTGA
- a CDS encoding ABC transporter substrate-binding protein, with amino-acid sequence MTTLTRRSALKLFAGTAAVGVLAGCGTNSGKNPDGSVTLRFSWWGNDVRNKQTQQVIDAFQKAHPNIKIQAEPGVWSGYWDKLATQTAANDAPDVIQMDLAYIAEYGGRGALLDLSNQSQLNLSAFDQNTVKAGQYNGKLYGISTGQNALAVFANVKVFQKAGVPIPDDTKWTWDDYLKTAQALAAGAGNYGSSYGITDQNLSIWLRQHGEQLYTQDGKTGFTVDGVASFIAFQKKLLDAKAAPPASVAQEDTGAAVEQTLAATNKTGMSFWWTNQLGALEKATGSDIKLLRVPSQDGKPQDDGLFYKPSMYWSASSRSKHPAEAATFIDYLVNSPDVAKIITTERGFSTSQSIQDAIKPLLTPTDKAALDFLTEIKPELGQPPAVPPTGSSSAANALGRHVTDVLFGRASAQDAAAAFKTDADNMISSAQK; translated from the coding sequence ATGACGACTCTGACCCGCCGATCGGCGCTCAAGCTCTTTGCCGGAACCGCAGCAGTGGGGGTCCTCGCGGGCTGCGGAACCAACAGCGGGAAGAACCCCGACGGCTCCGTAACACTCCGCTTCTCGTGGTGGGGCAACGACGTCCGGAACAAGCAGACGCAACAGGTGATCGACGCCTTCCAGAAGGCCCACCCGAACATCAAGATCCAAGCCGAGCCCGGGGTATGGTCGGGCTACTGGGACAAGCTCGCGACCCAGACCGCCGCGAATGACGCCCCGGACGTGATCCAGATGGACCTCGCGTACATCGCCGAGTACGGCGGCCGCGGCGCGCTCCTCGACCTCTCGAACCAGAGCCAGCTCAACCTCTCTGCCTTCGATCAGAACACCGTCAAGGCGGGCCAGTACAACGGCAAGCTCTATGGCATCAGCACCGGCCAGAATGCCCTTGCGGTCTTCGCGAACGTGAAGGTCTTCCAGAAGGCGGGCGTGCCGATCCCGGATGACACGAAGTGGACGTGGGACGACTATCTGAAGACGGCGCAGGCGCTCGCCGCGGGCGCGGGCAACTACGGCTCGTCCTACGGCATCACTGATCAGAACCTGAGCATCTGGCTGCGCCAGCACGGCGAGCAGCTCTACACGCAGGACGGCAAGACCGGCTTCACGGTCGACGGCGTGGCCTCGTTCATCGCGTTCCAGAAGAAGCTCCTCGATGCGAAGGCGGCTCCGCCTGCGAGCGTCGCGCAGGAGGACACCGGTGCAGCCGTCGAGCAGACGCTTGCAGCGACGAACAAGACGGGCATGTCCTTCTGGTGGACGAACCAGCTCGGCGCCCTCGAGAAGGCCACGGGCAGCGACATCAAGCTCCTCCGCGTCCCCAGCCAGGACGGCAAGCCGCAGGATGACGGCCTCTTCTACAAGCCCTCGATGTACTGGTCGGCCTCGTCCCGGTCCAAGCACCCGGCAGAGGCGGCAACGTTCATCGACTACCTCGTCAACAGCCCGGACGTCGCGAAGATCATCACCACCGAACGCGGCTTCTCGACGTCGCAGTCTATTCAGGACGCGATCAAGCCCCTGCTCACTCCCACGGACAAGGCGGCTCTCGACTTCCTCACCGAGATCAAGCCCGAGCTCGGCCAGCCGCCCGCCGTCCCACCGACGGGCTCGAGCAGCGCGGCCAACGCCCTCGGGCGCCACGTCACCGATGTCCTCTTCGGCCGCGCGAGCGCCCAGGACGCGGCGGCGGCGTTCAAGACCGACGCGGACAACATGATCAGCAGCGCTCAGAAGTAG
- a CDS encoding carbohydrate ABC transporter permease produces MTTEAAPHTARRVTADDGTRAPAAVVRSGRSPAKGPRRPRPSRGDLAFTPGQRAKSVLKHAALIAAAIVMIYPLLWMIVSSFRPSDDVFRAPGLWLTQAHPENYANGWNALTSPFATYLLNSTIVVLGAVVGNLVSCSMAAYAFARLNFWGKKWMFAAMLVTIMLPIHVVIVPQYILFSQLGWINTFAPLIVPKFLATDAFFTFLMVQFIRGIPRELDEAARIDGAGHPRIFLRVILPLMTPALATTTIFTFIWTWSDFFSQLIYLTSPDVFTVPVALRAFVDAQSSTDWGAMFAMSVVSLLPVFIAFLIGQKFLIKGIATTGIK; encoded by the coding sequence ATGACGACTGAAGCAGCCCCGCACACCGCACGCCGCGTCACCGCCGACGACGGCACCCGGGCCCCCGCCGCCGTCGTTCGCTCCGGACGGTCCCCGGCCAAGGGACCGCGCCGCCCGCGCCCCTCCCGCGGCGACCTTGCGTTCACGCCCGGCCAGCGGGCCAAGAGCGTCCTGAAGCACGCCGCCCTGATCGCGGCTGCGATCGTGATGATCTACCCGCTGCTGTGGATGATCGTCTCCTCGTTCCGCCCCAGCGACGACGTCTTCCGCGCCCCCGGCCTCTGGCTCACCCAGGCCCACCCGGAGAACTACGCCAACGGCTGGAACGCCCTGACCTCCCCGTTCGCGACCTACCTGCTGAACTCCACCATCGTGGTCCTCGGCGCCGTCGTCGGGAACCTCGTCTCCTGCTCGATGGCCGCCTACGCGTTCGCCAGGCTGAACTTCTGGGGCAAGAAGTGGATGTTCGCCGCCATGCTCGTCACGATCATGCTGCCCATCCATGTCGTGATCGTGCCGCAGTACATCCTGTTCTCCCAGCTGGGCTGGATCAACACCTTCGCGCCCCTGATCGTGCCCAAGTTCCTGGCCACCGACGCGTTCTTCACGTTCCTCATGGTCCAGTTCATCCGCGGCATCCCCCGCGAGCTCGACGAAGCCGCCCGCATCGACGGCGCAGGCCACCCTCGCATCTTCCTGCGCGTGATCCTGCCCCTCATGACCCCGGCCCTGGCCACCACGACCATCTTCACGTTCATCTGGACCTGGAGCGACTTCTTCAGCCAGCTCATCTACCTCACGTCCCCCGACGTGTTCACCGTCCCCGTTGCCCTCCGGGCCTTCGTCGACGCCCAGTCGAGCACCGACTGGGGAGCCATGTTCGCCATGTCCGTCGTCTCCCTCCTGCCCGTCTTCATCGCCTTCCTCATCGGCCAGAAGTTCCTCATCAAGGGCATCGCCACCACCGGCATCAAGTAG
- a CDS encoding 1,4-dihydroxy-2-naphthoate polyprenyltransferase — translation MATTAQWIHGARPRTLPMAIAPVIVGSAAAYGLGSFRPLNALLAALVSVMLQVGVNYANDYSDGIRGTDDNRVGPFRLVGSGAAAPGAVKRAAFLSFGAAGLFGLILVALSGTWWLIILGALSVLAAWGYTGGKRPYGYLGLGDLFVFVFFGLVATLGTTYTQALTLNASAWAGAVATGLIADALLMANNVRDIPTDRIAGKRTLAVRLGDRAARRSYPAMVGVAILAALLLAPSNPWMLLVLVLVPAAAGPSRTMLSGTAGPGLIPVLQQTGFINLGFSVLFGVAEVLGRA, via the coding sequence GTGGCAACTACCGCCCAGTGGATCCACGGCGCCCGCCCGCGGACCCTCCCCATGGCCATCGCGCCGGTCATCGTCGGAAGCGCCGCCGCCTACGGCCTCGGCTCGTTCAGGCCGCTCAACGCGCTCCTCGCGGCGCTCGTCTCCGTCATGCTCCAGGTCGGGGTGAACTACGCCAACGACTACTCCGACGGGATCCGCGGGACGGATGACAACCGGGTGGGCCCATTCCGGCTCGTGGGCAGCGGCGCCGCGGCGCCCGGCGCAGTCAAGCGGGCCGCGTTCCTCTCGTTCGGGGCCGCCGGGCTGTTCGGGCTCATCCTCGTCGCGCTCTCGGGCACGTGGTGGCTCATCATCCTCGGAGCCCTCTCGGTGCTTGCCGCATGGGGCTACACGGGAGGCAAGCGGCCCTACGGCTATCTCGGCCTCGGGGACCTGTTCGTGTTCGTGTTCTTCGGCCTCGTCGCGACCCTCGGCACGACCTACACTCAGGCGCTCACGCTCAACGCGTCGGCATGGGCTGGTGCGGTGGCGACGGGCCTCATCGCGGACGCGCTGCTCATGGCGAACAACGTCCGGGACATCCCGACCGACCGCATCGCGGGGAAGCGGACTCTCGCCGTCCGGCTCGGCGACAGGGCCGCGCGGCGCTCGTACCCGGCGATGGTGGGCGTCGCGATCCTCGCGGCCCTGCTCCTCGCGCCGTCGAACCCGTGGATGCTGCTCGTGCTCGTCCTCGTTCCGGCGGCTGCCGGGCCGTCGCGGACCATGCTCTCAGGGACGGCTGGACCGGGCCTCATCCCCGTCCTGCAGCAGACAGGCTTCATCAATTTGGGCTTCAGCGTGCTGTTCGGGGTGGCTGAGGTGCTCGGCCGGGCGTAG
- a CDS encoding PLD nuclease N-terminal domain-containing protein: MARLLPVIAILAAWLYAMVDCAMADRQAVRGGLPKAVWFLITVLPALGSALWFIFGRPRRGSPPKAGGSGGGRRPMAPDEDPDFLRGL; this comes from the coding sequence ATGGCCCGCCTTCTGCCCGTCATCGCCATTCTGGCCGCCTGGCTCTACGCGATGGTGGACTGTGCGATGGCGGATCGCCAAGCGGTCCGCGGCGGCCTCCCCAAGGCTGTCTGGTTCCTGATCACAGTGCTCCCCGCCCTCGGAAGCGCGCTCTGGTTCATCTTCGGGCGCCCGCGCCGGGGTTCGCCGCCCAAGGCCGGTGGAAGCGGAGGGGGTCGCCGCCCCATGGCGCCCGACGAGGACCCCGACTTCCTGCGCGGCCTCTAG
- a CDS encoding DUF4229 domain-containing protein: MAFLKYSLVRAALFVVPFAVFMLLGIGGVLSAVYACIIAFAVSFLFLRGQRNAAASDVSDVFGGRKKVHTSVEEEDAEAEDAIDEAQRVDEEYPELPEHDSAKEKRTNNEA, from the coding sequence GTGGCATTCCTGAAGTATTCCCTTGTCCGTGCAGCCCTCTTCGTGGTCCCGTTCGCTGTCTTCATGCTGCTCGGGATCGGTGGGGTGCTCTCGGCGGTCTACGCGTGCATCATCGCGTTCGCGGTGAGCTTCCTCTTCCTCCGCGGGCAGAGGAACGCGGCGGCCTCTGACGTCAGCGACGTCTTCGGCGGCCGCAAGAAGGTCCACACCTCCGTCGAGGAGGAGGACGCCGAGGCCGAGGACGCGATCGACGAGGCCCAGCGCGTCGACGAAGAGTACCCGGAGCTCCCTGAGCATGACTCCGCCAAAGAGAAGCGGACCAACAACGAGGCCTGA
- a CDS encoding 1,4-dihydroxy-2-naphthoyl-CoA synthase → MTASAAPALPERVSDVFDPTRWRVVEGFDFEDLTYHRQVERDSAGEITRDLPTVRIAFNRPEVRNAFRPGTVDELYRAMDHARMTPDVATVLLTGNGPSPKDGGHAFCSGGDQRIRGREGYKYATGQTAETIDPARAGRLHILEVQRLMRTMPKVIIAVVNGWAAGGGHSLHVVADLTIASREHGRFKQTDATVGSFDAGYGSALLARQIGQKRAREIFFLAREYSAEDMVGMGAVNEAVEHGRLEEVALEYAEDIARQSPQAIRMLKFAFNLADDGLAGQQVFAGEATRLAYMTDEAVEGRDAFLQKRDPDWSAFPYYF, encoded by the coding sequence GTGACTGCCTCCGCCGCGCCTGCCCTGCCCGAGCGAGTCTCCGACGTCTTCGACCCGACCAGATGGCGCGTCGTCGAGGGCTTCGATTTCGAGGACCTCACATATCATCGGCAAGTCGAGCGGGATTCGGCCGGCGAGATAACCCGGGACCTCCCGACAGTCCGGATCGCATTCAACCGCCCCGAGGTGCGCAACGCCTTCCGCCCCGGTACCGTCGACGAGCTCTACCGCGCGATGGACCACGCTCGCATGACCCCCGACGTCGCAACCGTCCTCCTCACTGGCAACGGCCCCTCCCCCAAGGACGGCGGCCATGCGTTCTGCTCGGGCGGGGACCAGCGCATCCGCGGGCGCGAGGGCTACAAGTACGCGACCGGCCAGACGGCCGAGACCATTGACCCCGCCCGCGCAGGCCGACTCCACATCCTCGAGGTCCAGCGCCTCATGCGCACGATGCCCAAGGTGATCATCGCCGTCGTCAACGGCTGGGCCGCCGGGGGCGGCCACTCGCTGCACGTCGTCGCAGACCTGACGATCGCCTCCCGCGAGCACGGCCGCTTCAAGCAGACCGACGCAACGGTCGGCTCGTTCGACGCCGGGTACGGCTCGGCGCTGCTGGCTCGCCAGATCGGCCAGAAGCGCGCGCGGGAGATCTTCTTCCTCGCCCGCGAATACTCGGCGGAGGACATGGTCGGGATGGGCGCAGTCAACGAGGCGGTCGAGCACGGCCGCCTCGAAGAAGTCGCCCTCGAATACGCTGAGGACATCGCCCGCCAGTCCCCGCAGGCCATCCGCATGCTCAAGTTCGCGTTCAACCTCGCCGACGACGGCCTCGCCGGCCAGCAGGTCTTCGCGGGCGAAGCCACGCGGCTCGCGTACATGACGGATGAGGCCGTCGAGGGCCGTGACGCTTTCCTCCAGAAGCGTGACCCTGACTGGTCCGCCTTCCCCTACTACTTCTGA
- a CDS encoding VOC family protein encodes MAYRIQMVVDAHDPHAQAEWWAETLGWALEPSNEDFIRRMIAEGYATEDETTTRNGVLVWASAQAIAPEDELDSRDRRRILFQAVPEGKTSKNRVHWDVRLDGDDKDAVRAKLEARGATFLWEAAEGRHSWYTMADPEGNEFCIS; translated from the coding sequence ATGGCATATCGGATCCAGATGGTGGTGGACGCCCATGACCCGCACGCCCAGGCCGAATGGTGGGCCGAGACGCTCGGCTGGGCGCTCGAACCGAGCAACGAAGACTTCATCCGCCGCATGATCGCGGAAGGCTACGCGACGGAGGACGAGACGACGACGCGGAACGGCGTCCTCGTCTGGGCGAGTGCTCAGGCGATCGCCCCGGAGGACGAACTCGACAGCCGTGACCGCCGGCGGATCCTCTTCCAGGCAGTGCCCGAGGGGAAGACCTCGAAGAACCGAGTTCATTGGGATGTCCGGCTCGACGGCGATGACAAGGACGCCGTCCGCGCGAAGCTCGAGGCGCGAGGGGCTACGTTCCTGTGGGAGGCCGCCGAGGGGCGGCATTCCTGGTACACCATGGCGGATCCCGAGGGGAACGAGTTCTGCATCTCGTGA